In Mercurialis annua linkage group LG5, ddMerAnnu1.2, whole genome shotgun sequence, a single genomic region encodes these proteins:
- the LOC126680183 gene encoding beta-galactosidase 13-like produces MNILILIFSAFFSVLAASETANHHHSGVRFDQKSLIINGKRELLISGSVHYTRSTPDMWSGILMKARRGGLNVIQTYVFWNVHEPVQGRYNFEGQYDVVKFVKMIGAHGMYATLRIGPFIEAEWNHGGFPYWLREISNITFRTDNPPFKHYMEKFVTMIVKKMKEEKLFASQGGPIILSQIENEYKSVELSFRESGRRYVEWAGNMAVGLNTGVPWIMCKQNDAPDSVISTCNGRHCGDTFTGPNATNKPSLWTENWTAKYRVFGNPPSERSVEDLAYSVARWFSKNGSLVNYYMYHGGTNFGRTSSSFVTTSYYDEAPLDEYGLRREPKWGHLKDLHSALRMCKKALFWGIPRIEQLSEDIEARIFEKAGTEICVAFLTNNNTRHPTSINFRGRHYYLPSHSISILPDCKTVVYNTKKIVSQHNARSYIRSEVANKNLTWKMYKERIPEQLKLKSKKPLELYELTKDTSDYAWYSTVVELNRRDLQMRKDIGHVLRVASLGHAMLAFVNGKFVGAAHGNNIEKSFVLQKSVNLKPGNNTITLLGSLMGFPDSGAYMEHKRAGPHGVSLLGLNKGTLDLSSNGWGHQVGLEGEKQRLYSVNGSRKLTWTNVNTEGPALMWYKTYFDAPEGRDPVAVRMNGMGKGMIWINGKSIGRYWMSFLSPLGHPTQSEYHIPRSYLNSTKNLMVILEEEEANLEKIEILTVNRDTVCSYTEENGAGGVKSWARKNRKILPVVDNVKPAAASLKCPNKKKIVAVEFASFGNPYGVCGGFVAGNCSVPASKQVIEQNCLGRRSCNIPISRHIFEKRRDICSDLHNKILAVQVKCGNY; encoded by the exons ATgaacattttgattttaattttctctGCGTTTTTCTCCGTTTTAGCTGCTTCTGAAACCGCAAATCATCACCACTCCGGCGTTCGTTTCGATCAAAAATCACTGATCATCAATGGAAAACGAGAGCTACTCATTTCAGGATCAGTTCACTACACTCGCAGTACTCCTGac ATGTGGTCAGGTATTCTGATGAAGGCTCGACGTGGCGGTCTTAATGTGATTCAGACGTACGTTTTCTGGAATGTGCATGAACCGGTGCAAGGCCGG TATAATTTTGAAGGGCAATATGATGTGGTGAAGTTTGTTAAGATGATCGGGGCTCATGGCATGTATGCAACGCTTAGGATCGGACCGTTCATTGAGGCTGAATGGAACCATGG AGGATTTCCATATTGGTTAAGAGAGATTTCAAACATCACATTCCGTACCGATAATCCCCCATTCAAG CACTACATGGAAAAATTTGTGACAATGatagttaaaaagatgaaagaagAGAAGTTATTTGCATCACAAGGAGGGCCAATCATCTTGTCACAG ATTGAAAATGAGTACAAGTCTGTGGAACTTTCATTTAGAGAATCGGGACGTAGATATGTTGAGTGGGCAGGAAATATGGCTGTGGGGCTGAACACCGGAGTCCCATGGATTATGTGCAAGCAGAATGATGCTCCTGATTCTGTG ATCAGTACTTGCAATGGAAGGCATTGTGGCGATACCTTTACCGGCCCGAATGCAACAAACAAGCCTTCTCTATGGACTGAGAATTGGACAGCTAA GTACAGAGTATTTGGAAACCCACCATCTGAAAGATCAGTAGAGGACCTTGCATACTCGGTGGCTCGTTGGTTCTCAAAAAATGGAAGCCTTGTCAACTATTATATG TATCATGGTGGGACGAATTTTGGAAGAACAAGCTCGTCGTTTGTTACGACTAGTTACTATGATGAAGCTCCTCTTGACGAATACG GGTTGCGCAGGGAACCAAAATGGGGACATCTCAAAGACTTGCATTCTGCTCTGAGAATGTGCAAGAAAGCTTTATTTTGGGGTATTCCTAGAATTGAACAATTAAGTGAGGACATAGAG GCTAGAATATTTGAGAAAGCAGGAACAGAAATTTGTGTTGCTTTCTTGACCAACAACAACACTAGACATCCCACCTCTATCAATTTCAGAGGCCGTCACTATTACCTGCCATCACATTCCATCAGTATCCTTCCTGATTGCAAAACTGTGGTCTACAATACAAAGAAG ATTGTATCCCAACATAATGCGAGGAGCTATATAAGATCCGAAGTTGCAAACAAGAACCTAACATGGAAGATGTACAAGGAAAGAATTCCAGAACAACTAAAGCTGAAATCCAAGAAACCATTGGAGCTTTATGAACTAACTAAAGATACATCTGATTACGCATGGTACTCTACGGT TGTAGAGTTGAACAGACGAGATTTGCAAATGCGGAAAGATATTGGTCATGTGTTACGAGTTGCAAGTCTTGGACATGCAATGTTAGCTTTTGTTAATGGTAAATTTGTAGGAGCTGCACATGGGAATAATATTGAGAAGAGCTTTGTTCTTCAGAAGTCGGTGAACTTGAAGCCTGGGAATAACACCATAACTCTTTTGGGTTCTCTAATGGGATTTCCA GATAGTGGAGCATATATGGAGCACAAGAGAGCAGGACCGCACGGAGTTTCTCTGCTTGGTTTGAACAAAGGAACGCTTGATCTAAGCTCAAATGGATGGGGCCATCAG GTTGGGTTGGAAGGGGAGAAGCAGAGACTGTACAGTGTCAATGGATCAAGGAAACTAACATGGACAAACGTGAATACAGAAGGTCCTGCTCTTATGTGGTACAAG ACGTACTTTGATGCTCCCGAAGGACGCGATCCAGTCGCTGTGAGGATGAATGGCATGGGGAAAGGCATGATTTGGATCAATGGAAAAAGCATCGGACGCTACTGGATGTCCTTCCTCTCCCCTCTCGGACACCCTACTCAATCCGA GTACCACATCCCAAGATCATACCTGAATTCAACTAAAAACCTTATGGTAATACTCGAAGAGGAAGAAGCGAACCTGGAAAAGATCGAGATTCTTACGGTTAACAGAGACACGGTTTGTAGCTATACAGAAGAGAATGGAGCAGGCGGTGTCAAATCATGGGcaagaaaaaacagaaaaatctTACCAGTGGTGGATAATGTGAAACCAGCAGCAGCTAGTTTAAAGTGTCCGAACAAAAAGAAGATTGTGGCAGTGGAATTTGCAAGTTTTGGCAATCCTTATGGTGTTTGTGGAGGATTTGTCGCAGGAAATTGCAGTGTTCCTGCTTCCAAGCAGGTTATTGAGCAG AATTGTTTGGGAAGGAGAAGCTGTAATATTCCGATTAGCAGACACATTTTTGAGAAGAGGAGAGATATTTGCTCTGATTTACACAACAAAATATTGGCCGTTCAAGTGAAGTGTGGCAATTATTAG
- the LOC126683380 gene encoding beta-galactosidase 13-like: protein MILKTHHCYCYFYLFVAFSLFVSSAVADDHKNKEKSQGVTYDGRSLIVNGKRELLFSGSIHYPRSTPDMWPELIAKAKHGGLNVIQTYVFWNVHETEKGKYNFEGRFDLVKFLKMIQEQGMYATLRLGPFIQAEWNHGGLPYWLREVPDIIFRSYNEQFMDHMEKFINMIIDKMKEEKLFAPQGGPIILAQIENEYNTVQLAYRDLGHKYVQWAGNMAVGLNIGVPWVMCKQKDAPDPVINTCNGRHCGDTFTGPNKPNKPSLWTENWTAQFRVFGDPPSQRAAEDTAFSVARWFSKNGSLVNYYMYHGGTNFDRTAASFVTTRYYDEAPLDEYGLQRQPKYGHLKDLHRALRLSKKALLWGTPGVQRLGEAQEARFFDQNGSKICAAFLTNNDTRSGHTVQFRGRDYYLPPRSISVLPDCKTVVYNTMTIVSQHNARNFVKSKKANKKLKWEMASEVIPSQLKVTSKIPSELYGLTKDITDYAWYTTVIVLNPRDLPMRKDILPVLRVASLGHAMLAFVNGEFVGSKHGSQIEKSFVLQKAITLKPGVNTITFLGSLAGLPDSGAYMEHRYAGPRGVTILGMNTGTLDLTSNGWGHEVGLSGEKGKWFSEEGAQKVTWQDVPKGDGPPLTWYKAYFNEPEGHKPVVVRMNGMKKGIIWINGQSIGRYWMSYISPLGQPTQSEYHIPRSYLKPKDNLIVVLEEEPTNPEHIEIMLVDRDTICSYITEYHPPNVKSWARKNNNFRPVVDDVRPAAHLKCPNHEKIIAVEFASWGDPYGSCGAFALGSCTSPLSKKVVEQYCLGKAACDIPIERELFDKDKDGCADIKKSLAVQVKCG, encoded by the exons ACGTACGATGGAAGGTCCTTGATTGTTAATGGGAAGCGAGAGCTTCTCTTCTCTGGTTCCATTCATTACCCTCGTAGTACTCCTGAT ATGTGGCCGGAGCTGATTGCGAAGGCTAAGCATGGAGGTTTAAACGTTATTCAAACTTATGTTTTTTGGAATGTTCACGAGACTGAGAAGGGCAAG TACAATTTTGAAGGAAGATTTGACTTGGTAAAATTCCTTAAGATGATCCAAGAGCAGGGTATGTATGCAACTCTCAGGCTCGGACCATTTATCCAAGCTGAATGGAACCACGG TGGACTTCCATACTGGTTAAGAGAGGTTCCGGACATCATATTCCGTTCTTACAATGAACAATTCATG GATCACATGGAGAAATTCATCAATATGATTATTGATAAGATGAAAGAAGAGAAACTATTTGCACCACAAGGAGGACCTATTATCTTGGCTCAG ATTGAAAATGAGTACAACACAGTCCAACTTGCATACAGAGACTTGGGGCATAAATATGTACAGTGGGCAGGAAATATGGCAGTGGGTCTCAATATTGGTGTGCCATGGGTTATGTGCAAGCAGAAGGATGCTCCTGATCCAGTG ATCAATACTTGCAACGGAAGGCACTGTGGAGACACATTCACTGGCCCCAATAAGCCTAACAAACCTTCTCTCTGGACTGAGAATTGGACTGCTCAATTTAGAGTATTTGGAGATCCACCATCTCAAAGAGCAGCAGAGGATACCGCGTTTTCAGTTGCGCGGTGGTTCTCTAAGAATGGATCTCTTGTCAATTACTATATG TATCATGGTGGAACCAACTTTGATAGAACTGCTGCCTCCTTTGTAACTACAAGATATTATGATGAAGCTCCTCTTGATGAATATG GTCTGCAGAGGCAGCCAAAGTATGGACATCTCAAGGACTTACACAGAGCACTAAGATTATCCAAGAAGGCTTTGCTTTGGGGAACTCCCGGTGTTCAAAGATTGGGTGAAGCTCAAGAG GCACGTTTCTTCGATCAAAACGGATCGAAAATCTGTGCTGCTTTCTTGACAAACAATGACACTAGAAGTGGACATACCGTTCAGTTCAGAGGTCGGGATTACTACTTGCCTCCACGTTCCATTAGTGTCCTCCCTGATTGCAAGACTGTAGTCTACAATACCATGACG ATTGTGTCGCAACATAACGCAAGGAATTTCGTAAAATCAAAGAAAGCAAATAAGAAACTGAAATGGGAGATGGCATCAGAAGTCATTCCAAGCCAACTTAAAGTAACATCTAAGATTCCTAGCGAGCTATATGGCTTGACTAAAGACATTACCGACTACGCGTGGTACACCACAGT CATAGTATTGAATCCCCGAGACTTGCCTATGCGAAAAGACATTCTCCCTGTTTTACGAGTTGCTAGTCTTGGACATGCAATGCTTGCTTTTGTCAATGGCGAATTTGTAG GATCTAAACATGGCAGCCAAATTGAGAAGAGTTTTGTCCTCCAAAAAGCTATAACATTGAAGCCAGGGGTTAATACTATTACATTCCTGGGCTCTTTAGCTGGACTCCCT GATAGCGGAGCCTACATGGAGCATAGATATGCTGGGCCTAGAGGGGTAACCATCCTAGGTATGAACACTGGAACACTGGATTTGACATCAAATGGTTGGGGACATGAG GTTGGTTTGTCTGGAGAGAAGGGTAAATGGTTTAGTGAGGAAGGAGCACAAAAGGTGACATGGCAAGATGTACCAAAAGGAGATGGCCCTCCTCTAACATGGTACAAG GCTTATTTCAACGAACCTGAAGGACACAAGCCGGTTGTAGTACGAATGAACGGTATGAAAAAGGGTATCATTTGGATCAATGGCCAAAGTATTGGTCGGTACTGGATGTCGTACATTTCTCCTCTAGGACAGCCTACTCAATCTGA GTACCATATACCAAGATCATATCTGAAGCCAAAGGATAACTTGATAGTGGTGCTAGAGGAGGAACCAACAAACCCTGAACATATAGAGATTATGCTTGTGGATAGAGATACAATCTGCAGTTACATTACAGAGTATCATCCACCAAATGTAAAATCATGGGCAAGGAAGAATAACAATTTTAGACCTGTAGTGGATGATGTGCGCCCAGCAGCTCATCTCAAGTGTCCGAACCATGAGAAGATTATCGCAGTCGAATTCGCTAGCTGGGGTGATCCTTATGGTTCTTGTGGAGCTTTTGCCCTTGGAAGCTGCACTTCTCCTCTTTCCAAGAAGGTTGTTGAACAG TATTGCTTGGGAAAAGCTGCTTGTGACATTCCGATAGAGCGAGAGCTCTTCGACAAGGACAAAGATGGATGCGCAGACATAAAGAAGTCACTCGCCGTTCAGGTGAAGTGTGGCTAG